In Luteipulveratus mongoliensis, the DNA window ATCCGCATGTGGTCGTCTGCAATGTCCCGTTCCACATCACCACCCCGATCCTGCGCCGCCTGCTCGGCTGGCCGGACTGGACCGACGCCGTCCTCATCACGCAGTGGGAGGTGGCTCGCAAACGTGCCGGAGTCGGCGGCGCCACGATGCTCACCGCTCAGTGGTGGCCCTGGTACGACGTCGAGCTGGTCCGGCGCATCCCGGCCTCGGCATTCCGCCCGCGGCCGTCCGTCGACGCCGGGCTGCTGTGCCTTCGGCGGAGGTCCGATCCGCAGGTGCGGGACCGGACGGCGTACCAAGGGTTCGTCCGCGCGGTCTTCACCGGACCTGGTCGCGGGCTCCCCGATGTCGTACGCCGCACCGGAGTCTCCCCGCGTCGCTTGCGCCCGTGGTGCCGGGAGCACGGTGTCACGGATCGAACGCTGCCACGCAATCTGACTGCAGCACAATGGATCTCACTCTTCGAGCTCCGACAGTCCACCCACCCCGCTGGCTGAGCCGGCGGAGCCTTCGACCCGGGCTCGCCCGGATCAACCAACGTCAGGGCTGGCCCCAGCAGAGACAGAACGGATGGCCGGCTGGATCGGCGTACACCTGGAACCCGACAGATGCGTCGAGATCCGGACCGGCTGCCGGGCTCAGCACCTGGGCGCCCAGCGCGACGGCCTGCGGATGGGCTGCTCGGATGTCGTCGACGTCGAGGTCCAGATGGATCTGCTGAGGCGAGCCGTCGGGCCAGTCCGGAGGTGTGTGGTCCGGCACGCCCTGGATGGCGATGCGTGGTGAGCCGTCGACTCTGATGGTGTGCCAGCCGTCCTCCGCGTGAACCGTCCCACCGAGGAGCTGTGACCAGAAGGCGCTCTCCGCAAAGAGATCCGCGGCATCGAGCACGATCGTGGTGACTCTGATCTGCATAGGTGTCACCTTGGCACGGCAGCGGCCAAGGGGAGGGTGGTGCCGACCCAGCGGCGGCGCAGCCACCGGTCGTGGCTGGCCACGATCACCGTGGCCGGCGTGGTGACCAGCGCACTCTCCAGCTCCTCGACCAGAGACAGCGACAGGTGGTTGGTCACCTCGTCCAGCAGCAGGAGATCCGGCTGCCGGGCGATGATCAGCGCCACCGTGAGTCGTCGCTGCTGCCCCTCGCTGAGGTCGCCGATCGGGCGACCGAGGTCCCGCGGGTGCAGCAACCCCAGGTCGCCGAGAGGTACGAGCGGCCCGGCGGCGGCGTCGTACTCCTCACGTGGTGTCCGCCGCGGCTCGGCGAAGACGACGTCCTGCTCCAGGAAGCCGACACGTCGTGCCTGCACATTGATGCTCCCCGCGTCGGCTGCGATCCGACCCGCGAGCACCGCGAGCAGCGTCGACTTGCCGCAGCCGTTCGGACCGGTGATGAGCAGGTGCTCGGACGGTCCGACGTCCAACCGCGGGATCGAGACACGGTCGCGGACGACCAGGTCACGTACGCTCACGCTGCCCGCCTGCTTGGCCTCGAACGAGCCCGAGAACTCAAGCGGCGCAGGCGGTTTCGGGATGAGCTCCCGCTCGATGAGAGCGATCTTCTGCTCGGCATCACGGATACGGTGCCGAACGGCTGTCTGCACGTTGGCGCCCTTGAACTTGTAGATGAACTTGTCGTTGTCGCGCGGCCCCCGGTTGTGCGCGATGTCGAGGTTGGTGGTCTTGGTCTTCGCGCGCAGCAGGTTGAGCTCCTCCTGCTGCTCCAGGAACGCCTCCTCCCATCGACGCCGTGACGCGCGCTTGTGACCGAGGTACGCCGTGTAGTTGCCGGTGAACCGTCGGCCGCCGTCGCCATCGGTGCCGAGATGAGCCGGGTCCAGGTCGACCACAGCCGTGCACGCACGGTCGAGGAAGACGCGGTCGTGGCTCGCGACCAGGACGATGCCGGGCAGCTGAATCAGCTGGGACTCAAGGAAGTCCAGCGCATCGTCGTCCAGGTGGTTGGTCGGCTCGTCCAGGACCACGCACTCCGGCTGCCGGGTCAGCAGCGCGGCGAGCGCGAGACGCGTCCGCTGGCCTCCGGAGAGCTCGCTGACGATGCGATCGGGCTCGATCTTCTCCAGGCCGAGTCGCTGAGCAGCGATCGCTGCGCGCCGGTCGGCATCCCACGCGTCGTGCATGGTCGCCCACGAGAGGACGTCGTCGTACTCCTGGGCGACCGCCGGATCGGTGAGATCCGCGGCCAGGACCTCCAGGCGTCGTACGGCATCGTGCAGGGGAGCGAGCGCCTCCTTGAGAACCTGACCCACCGTGGCGGAGAGGTCGAGACCGCTGTCCTGCGCGAGGTAGCCGAGGTCGTCCGGCGTGACGACCTCACCACCGTCAGCCGGCTCGCGGCCGGTGACGATGCGGATGAGTGTCGACTTGCCGGCTCCGTTCTCGCCGACGAGACCGACCCGCTGACCGGGGTGAACGGTCAGGTCGATGCCGTCGAGGATGACGCGGGTGTCGTACGACTTGGTGATGTCGCGGATGACGAGCGACGTGGCCGACGAGGGGCCTGAGGTGGTGCGGGCGATAGACATACGGACTCCCTGCGACCCGGGCAACGGCGTACGCCGACGGATCAGGTGGGTGGCGATGCTCGCCGGGCGTGTGACGTCATGACGTCAGGGCCGCGGGCGCGAGCAGGGCGGGAGTCAGTGCTTCATGGTGCGACCAGGCTAAAGGACGAACCGCGATCAACGCCAGCCAATAGTCCGGAGGGACGACTACACGGCGAGGGGCAGCTCCCGTACGCCACGGATGACAGTCGTACGACGCATCGGCACCTTGCCGACGAGCCGCAGGCTCGGCAGCCGCTCGGCCAGCACCCGGATCGCGACCTCCGCCTCGAGCCGCGCGAGAGGTGCGCCGATGCAGTAGTGGACACCGCTCGAGAACGCCAGGTGGTCGGAGTTGTCTGTGCGAGTGATGTCGAAGCGGTTGGGGTCCTCGAACATCTCGGGATCGCGGTTGGCGCCGCCCAGGATGGTGACGATCCACTCGCCCGCCCGGAACTCGTGATCGCGAACAGCGGTGTCCTGCATGACAACTCGCGAGGTGAGCTGGATCGGTGGGTCGTAACGCAGCGTCTCCTCGACGACCTGGGGTGCGAGGGACGGATCGGCCGTCAGCAGCCGCCACTGGTCCGGATGCAGCATCAGCTGATGGATCGCGTTGCCGATCAGGTTGACCGTGGTCTCGAAGCCGGCGACGAGGAGCAGCTGGCACAGCGGCAGCATCTCCTCGGGGTGGACGGTGTCGCCCTTCTCGGCCGCCAGGATGCTGAGCATGTCGTCGCGCGGATCCCGCTCACGCTCGGCGAGCAGCCTCGTGAACATCTCCTCCAGCGCCGTCTTGGCGGCGAAGGCTCGCCGCGCGTGCAGCATCCCCTTGATCCCGTCGAGGGCCGAGCCGAGTGCGGTGCCGTAGCGGGTGAAGAGGTCGGCATCAGCGTCCGGGACGCCGAGCAGGTCGCTGATGACGGTGATCGGGAGCGGTGCGGAGAGGGTGTGCTGCAGGTCGAACGTGCCCTGGCGCTCGGCGTCGTCGACCATCCCGCGCACCATCTTCTCGATGCTGCCTTCGTACGCCGCCATCCGCCTGGGCGTGAACGCCGGCGCCGCGACGCGACGCAGCCGGGTGTGGTCGGGCGGGTTCATCTCCAGGAGGGACAGGTCGACCTCGCCCGACGAGCGCCCGGGCTGGTCGCGAGCGATGGTGCCGAACGCGCGGCTCTTCAGGGCCTGCTTGCACACATCGTGCGTCGCGCTCACCCAGTAGCCGCGCTGCATGCCCTGGGTGATCGCGCCTCGGGCGCGCACCTCGTCGTACAGCGGGTACGGGTTGTCGTGCCAGGGTGCGAGGCCGACGCGGGCGACGGGATGCTTGCGGATGCGCGCGTCGTACTGGCGACGCGCCTTCGCGACGTAGAGCTCGGTGGCAAAGCTGCGCGCCAGCCGGAGCTCCTCCCTGCTGATCGGTGACTTCATGACTCGCCCTCGGATCGCCGACACTACTTCCGTAGTGACTAGTGTCACATGCGGACGCCGCCCATGAGGCTCGGTCAGAGCGCGAGCTTCATACCGTCGTGGCTCGCGGTGAACCCCAGCCGCTCGTAGAACGCCTTCGCCTCCGGGCGTGACTTGTCCGTCGTGAGCTGTACGAGGCCGGCCCCCCGCTCGCGGCTGTAGTCGATCGCCCACTCGAAAAGCCTTGTGCCCAAACCGGATCCGCGCTGGGAGGCCGCGACGCGTACGGACTCGATCTGCGCGCGCAGGACGCCGCCGCGGGACAGGCCGGGGATGAAGCTCAGCTGCAGTGTGCCGACGACGTCGTCGCCGTCGAGGACCACAGCCAGGAGCTGGTTGGGGTCGGCGTCGATACGGGCAAAGGCCGAGGCGTACGCCGGATCGTCGCCTGATCGCTCGCGGCCACTGCCGAGGTGGTCGTCGGCCAGGAGCCCGACGATCGCCGGCACCTGCTCCGCGCGTGCCCGCGCCACTCGAACTCCACCAGTCAGCTCGCCCACGATCTCTGTCACACCCCGCACCCTACGAAGTCGCCCAGTGGGCGCCGCGTGTGGTCCGGCGGACGGCACGATGGTGGCCATGGTGACGGTGGCCGATTGCGAGCGAGTGCAGTCCAGCTGGTTCCGGGCTCGGGCAGCCACCTTGGGCGGCGAGGTCTGGACCGACGACGAGGTGTTGTGGACCGACGGTCCTGACGGGATGAACCTGATGTTTCCGCGCGCTCTGACCGCGGCGGGCGTCCGTCGGGGTGTCGATCGCGCACGTGACCTGGGCCGCGACATCGTCGGGGTCTGGCTCAGTCTCGAGGTCGATCCGGCTCCGTTGGCCGAGGCCGGGTTCGAACGTGGCTGGTCGCCGTGGTGGATGACTGCTGACCTTGCCGACGTCCCGGTGACGCGCGACCCGAGGGTCGGTCTCGAGCAGGACAGCTCGGACTACGAGGGCGAGTTCGCCTCGTACCGCGAGCAGTTGGCGCTCACTCGTCAGCGGCCGGCTCGTGCCTGGTACGCCGCCGCGCACACTCCGGGCCACTTCGCCGGACGAGCCTGGTCGTACCGGGACGGCGATCTTGCGGGCGTCTTCGACATGGAGGTCTGGCCCGAGTTCCAGCGCACCGGGCTCGGCACCGCACTTCTCGCGACGGTCTGCGCCGCTGCCCGGGAGGCGGGCGCCGAGCACGCCGTGCTCAACGCGACCCCTGACGGCGAGCGGCTTTACCGGACCTGCGGTTTCCGTCGGATCGGTGAGGGCATCACGTGGTGGCACCACCTCGGGAACGGCTGACGGCTGGCCCAGACACGCGACCGGTGGCCCACCCAGGAATGGGCCACCCGTCAAGCATGTGGGCCACTCGTCGCCAGTCGAGTAGGCGAGCCGCACCCGCCGGTCGAGTAGGCGAGCCGCACCCGCCGGTCGAGTAGGCGAGCCGCACCCGCCGGTCGAGTAGGCGAGCCGCACCCGCCGGTCGAGTAGGCGAGCCCCATAGGGCGAGGCGTATCGAGACCAGCCGCACGCGGGCACCTGGTCTCGATACGCCTCCGCTAGCGCTCCGACTACTCGACCAGCGTGGGGTGGGGTTGACTTCAAGTTCACTTTAATTTCTACGGTGAGCGCATGACGGAGCAGACGAAGAGCAGAGCGATGGCGTTCGACGAGCCGGGAGGACCGGAGTCGCTACGGCTGATCGAGCGGGACGTACCTCAGCCGGCGGCCGGCCAGGTGCGGATCCGGGTGCGGGCGGCCGGCGTGCAGCCGTACGACGCCGCCGTGGTCGACGGCTGGGCGCCACCGGGTGCGAACACCAGGCGACCCGTGATCCCCGGCAACGAGTTCGCCGGCCTGGTCGACGCGCTCGGGGCAGGCGTCACCGGAGTTGCCGTCGGTGACGAGGTGCTCGGGTTCGGGCAGCTCGGGTGCTATGCGGAGCATCTGGTGATCCCTTCCGACCAGATCACGCCGAAGCCTGCGGCGATGCCGTGGGAGGTGGCGGGTGGGTTCACCGCGGGTGCGCAGACTGCGCATATTGCGTTGGAGATGCTGGAGATTGGGCCGGACGAGGTGCTGCTCGTGCATGGTGCTGCGGGCGGTGTCGGGCAGATCGCGGTGCAGCTCGGACGGCTCGCAGGGGCCCGTGTCCTCGGTGGTGCACGGCCGGAGCATCACGAACGACTGCGCGCTCTCGGCGTCGAAACCTTTGACTACACAGAGGGATTCGTCGATCGCCTCCGCGCTCTCGCTCCGAACGGAGTGGATGCGGTGCTCGATGCGGTGGGTGGCGACATCCTCGACGCCACCGTGGGGCTCGCCCATGACCGGTCGCGCGTCATCACCCTCGTGGAGCACGGTCGCGCCGCCGAGCTGGGCATCGGCGTGACCGAGAACCGTCGCTCTGCCGAACGGCTCTCGGCGCTTGCGGCCCTCCAGGCGGCGGGCGATATCGACTTCCGGGTGCGCGAGACCTTCCCACTGGAGGAGGCGCCCGCCGCGCTGAAGGCGTTGCGAGCCGGCGGCGGCGGCAAGGTGGTGCTGACGATCGACTGAGTCCGGGCGTACGCGGGGGAGTGTCGGGACCCCTGGTGAGGCTCCGCGTCTTCCTGGTATATAACTTCTGCTTACAGTGATGTGAGCATGACGTTATGCGGTTGGTGCGATGCCGGCCGCTACCAGGGGGAAGGCGATCGGTGTTCCAGTTCGTTGCGAGGCGGGTCGTCGGGTGGTTGGCGATGACGGTCGCGGCCACCAATGTGACCTACGTGCTCGCCGGGATCTTCCTCGATCCACGGTCCAACTACCGCGAGACCCGGCCGGTCCCCAGCACCGAGCGCATCGACCAGGCGCTGCATCCGTACAACCTCGACCCGCGCGTGCCACTGACCGAGCGATGGTGGCACTGGGCCAAGGACGTTGTCCTGCACTTCGACTGGGGACGGTCGCCGAGCGGCACGTCGGTCAACACGGCCATCGGCTACCGCGTCGGAGTCAGCGCTCAGCTGGTGCTGCTGGCCACCGTGCTCATGGTCTTCATCGGGGTGGGCCTCGGCGTCTACACCGCGTCCCGGCAGTACCAGTGGCAGGACCGCGTTCTGCAGGGGCTGTCGATCCTGCTCTACAACGTGCCCACGGTCGTGGCTGCGCTCGCGCTGGTCTTCGGCGCCGTCCGGCTGAATGAGTGGCTGGGGCACCGCGTGCTGTTCGTCTCGGACTCCAGCTCACCTGAGGTGAGCGGTCTGCTGGCGAGCGTGGTCGACAGGCTGGGGCACCTGGTCCTCCCGACCATCTCGCTGACGGTGCTCGGCTACGTCGGCTACCACCTCACGCAGCGCTCGTTGTTGCTGGACACCATGAACGCCGACTTCGTCCGGACCGCACGTGCGACCGGGCTGACCCGGCAGCAGGCCGTACGACGCCACGCCCTGCGTGCGTCCCTCATCCCGACGGCCAGCTCGGTGGCCTTCACGATCCCGGCCATCTTCACCGGCGCCGTACTGACCGAGAGCATCTTCGGGTGGCACGGCATGGGGGAGTACTTCACCCTCACGATCACCCGCAACGACGTGCACGGGGTGACAGCCGTGGCCGCGTTCGGGGCCCTGATGACCGCGATCGGCGCGATCCTCGCCGACATCGCCACGGTCTTCCTCGACCCGAGAGTGCGACTCCGATGAGCGCCGCAGTGGTCGAGAGCGCAGCCGCCTCCGGCGTACCGACGACACGGCTCGGCCGGCGTCGGCTCTACGTCCGCCGTTTCGCGCGCAACCGCAGTGCGCTCGTCGGCGTCGTGATCTTTGCCGCGCTCGTGCTGTTCAGTCTGCTCGGCTCGTGGTTCACCGATCACACCTACCTGGACAACGACTTTCTGGCTCTGACTCAGTCGCCGAGCAGGACGCACTGGTTCGGGACGACGCAAGGTGGCAACGATGTGTACGCCCAAGTCGTGCACGGCCTCCGGCGCTCGCTCGTGATCGCGGTGGCAGTGTCCGTGCTGACCCTGGTGATTGCCGCGTTGGTGGGTGCCGGAGCGGCGTACGTCGGTGGCCTGACTGAGCGAATCTCGTTGGGAGTCATCCACTTCCTGCTGGTCGTCCCGTCATTCCTGATCCTCGCGCTGATCTCGCACAAGGTGGCCGGGGACTGGCGTGTGCTGATCCTGGTGCTCACCGCCTTCGGATGGATGACCACGGCGCGAGTGATCTGGGCGCAGTCGACCTCGTTGCGCGATCGCGACTTCGTCCGGGCAGCGGAGTTCATGGGCGTCGGCACGGCCCGCATCATCGTCCGCCACATCATTCCCAACATCGGCTCGTACCTGATCATCAATCTGACCCTCGGAATCGTCTCGACCGTATTGAGCGAAACCGCTTTGTCCTTCTTGGGATTCGGCATCAAGGCTCCCGACGTGTCGCTGGGGACGATGCTTGCCGACGGCTCGAGCAGCATCACCACGGCGCCTTGGTTGCTGGCGTTCCCCGCGGGAGTCCTGGTGCTGCTCACGGTGTCGGTCACGCTGATCGGAGACGGCATCCGTGATGCAGCCGACCCGACCTCGAAGGTGGGTGCGCTCTCGTGAGTGACCGCGATCCCGTCCTGTCCGTCCGCGACCTGCAGATCCGATTCGCCTCCGAGGCCGGGCCGGTCCATGCCGTACGAGGCGTGAGCTTCGACCTGTACGCCGGACAGACCTTGAGCCTGGTCGGTGAGTCCGGGTCCGGGAAGTCCGCGGTCGCCTCCGGCATCATCGGGCTGCTGCCGGACGCCGCGGCCGTGACGGGCGAGGTTCGTCTCGACGGTCAGCAGCTGGTCGGACTGCCCGATAAGCAGATGTCGGCCTTGCGCGGCAGCCAGATCGGCATGGTCTTCCAGGACCCGCTGTCCGCCCTGACACCGATCTTCACGGTCGGCCGACAGCTGTCCGACGCCGTGCGGGTGCATCAGCGGATCGGCAAGGACGCCGCGTGGCGACGTGCCGTCGAGCTGCTGGACCTGGTCGGCATTCCCGATCCGGTACGTCGAGCGGACTCCTTCCCGCACGAGCTGTCCGGCGGTATGCGGCAGCGCGTGGTCATCGCGCTGGCCATCGCCAACGACCCGGCTGTGATCGTGGCGGATGAGCCGACGACGGCGCTGGATGTCACCGTGCAGGCGCAGATCCTCGATGTGCTCGGCACGGCGCAGCGCGAGACCGGCGCCGCGCTCTTGCTGATCACGCACGACCTCGGCGTCGTCGCGGGTCAGGCCGACGAGGTCGCCGTGATGTACGCCGGTCGCATCGTCGAGCAGGCACCGGTCGATGACCTGTTCGCCCGGCCGACCATGCCCTACACGGCGGGTCTGCTCGCAGCTCTCCCGAGGATCGACGCCCCGACCGGATCGCCGCTGAGCAGTATCGACGGCGACCCGCCCACCCTCCTCGCGGAGCCCCTGGGCTGTCCGTTCGCTGCGCGCTGCCCAGCGGCGGAAGCAGCGTGCAGCACTGCCGAACCGCCTTTGCTACCAACGCAGGACGAGCACCTGGTCGCTTGCGCGCGTACCCACGAGATCCTGCAGGGCAGCCTCAACCCGGCGGCCCTGTTCCCTGCGGTCGAGTCCGACGGCCACGCCGTTTCGGATGCGACGGGGTCCGCGCTGACCGTGCGTGGTCTCACCAAGACCTTCCCGATCCGCAAAGGCCGAGTCGTCCGCCGCGCGGTCGGGTCGCTGACCGCAGTCGATCAGGTGGATCTGGACCTCGCGCGTGGGGAGACGCTGGCCCTGGTCGGTGAGTCCGGCAGCGGCAAGACGACCACCCTGCTGGAGCTGTTGCGGCTGGCTGCTCCAGAGCAGGGCTCCATCGAGGTGCTGGGCCACGCGGTGGACGCCGACCTCGATCGGCGCACCAAGGCAGAGCTGCGTCGCTCGCTGCAGATCGTCATGCAGGACCCGACCGGAGCGCTGGATCCACGGCTCCCAGTCTTCGACCTTCTGGCCGAGCCGTTGCAGGCAGCCCGCTACTCCCGCAACGCGATTCGCGAACGCGTGAGCACTCTGCTGGATCTGGTCGGGCTCGACCAGACCTCGGCCGACCGGTTCCCCAGCGCATTCTCCGGAGGTCAGCGTCAGCGCATCGGCATTGCGCGAGCCCTGGCGACCGAGCCCCAGGTCGTGGTCCTCGACGAGCCGGTGTCGGCGCTGGACGTCTCGGTCCAGGCGAGCATCCTCAACCTGTTGAGTCAGCTGCAGCGACGGCTCGGGCTGTCGTATCTGCTCGTCGCCCACGACCTCTCCGTCGTCCGCCACATCGCTGATCGTGTGGCCGTGATGTATCTCGGGCGCATCGTCGAAACAGCTTCTACGAGTGAGCTTTTCGCCCATCCGCGGCATCCCTACACCCGTGCGCTGCTCTCCGCGATCCCTGTGCCCGACCCACAGCGGGAGCGCGAGCGGGAGCGGATCGTACTGACCGGCGAGGCGACCCACCAAGACGGCGCAGGATGTCCCTTCGCCGGGCGATGTCCGGTCTTCCTGACGCTCGGCGAGCAGGACCAGCAGCGCTGCCGATCGCCTCAGTCGCTAGCCGGCGGCGAGGCAGAGCCCGACCACCTAGTCGCCTGCCACGTCGCGATGCGAAGCACCTCGACCCACGACCACGAACACGTTTGAGAGGCACCACCATGACCCGACCCAAGATCACGTACGCCGTTGCCCTGAGTGCGGCTCTCGCCGTCGCTCTCACGAGCTGCTCGAGCGACTCCGACGCAGGGGGCAAGAGCTCGACCGGCGCGGCGGCCGCGAGCCCGAAGGCAGCGAGCGCGGCCACGGACTACAACCCTCAGCCGTACGCGAACCTCAAGGACGGTGGGTCGTACACCACGGGCGGTTCGTTCAATGGTGACGACACCCAGGGCAACCGCTGGAACGTCAACGCCTCGCTGACCGGATCCCGGATCTGGGCCTGGTACAACCCCGTCGCGATCACGTTCTCGCCGGCCGGTGAGGTCCAGATCAACAAGGACTACTTCACCAGCGCCACCACCAAGAACGTCGGCACCAAGCAGCAGCTGACGATCACGATCAACCCGAAGGCCGTCTACAACGACGGCACGCCGATCGACTGGCGCTCGATCCAGGCCACCTGGCAGGTCAACAGCGGCAAGAACAAGGATCTCCAGATCGGCGGCACCCAGGGCTTCGACCAGATCGAGTCGGTCGTCCGGGGCGCGAGTGCCAAGCAGGCGGTCGTCACGTTCAAGCAGCCGTACGCCGCGTGGCCGGGGCTCTTCACGTCGTTCATCAACCCCAAGGCCGCGACGGTCGCGAACTTCAACAACGCCTACTCCAACAAGCTGCAGCCGTCCTGGGGCGCGGGGCCGTTCACCGTGCAGAGCTACGACCCCAACAGCAAGAAGATCGTGTTCGTCCGCAACCCGAAGTGGTGGGGCCGCAAGGGCAAGCTCGACAAGCGCATCTATCTCGACTTCGCCAAGAGCTCGGCCGGGATCAACGCCTTCAAGAACGGTCAGATCGACTACACGTCGCTGAGCACGCCGGAGGACATCAACCAGGTCAAGGGCCGGTCGGGCACCCAGCTGCGCAAGGGCGGCAGTCCGTTCGAGTACTACCTGTTCCTCAACGGCAAGTCGCCGGTGCTGTCCGACATCGTCGTACGCAAGGCCCTGCTCGGCTCCGTCAACCGCGCCGAGATCGCCAAGATCGAGTTCAACGGCCTGGACTACTCCGAGCCGCTGCCCGGCTCGTCGGTCTACTACAGCTTCCAGAAGGGCTACGAGGACAACGTCTCCAAGGTCCTGACGTTCGATCCGGCGCAGGCCGGCAAGGATCTCGACGCGGCAGGCTGGAAGCCCGGCAAGGACGGCATCCGAGAGAAGGGCGGCAAACAGCTCGTCGTCGAGTACGCCGTGTTCGACCCGGAGCCGATCGACAAGGCCGTGGCCGGATCTTTGACGGCCGCGCTCAAGAAGGTCGGGATCAAGGTCAACCTCAAGGTGCTGCCGGGCGAGCAGTGGGCCTCGACCATCAACCAGAACAAGTTCGACCTGGTCCTGTCCGGCAACCGCTCCCTCGACCCGTACGGGGTGACCGGGCTCGGCACGTTCTACGGCAGCTCCAATGACAGCAACATCACGCGGATCGGCAACGCCGGGATCGACAAGGAGATCGCGGCCGTCAGCAAGATCTCCGACCCGGTCGCACAGCAGAAGCAGGCCAATGCGGTCGAGCAGAAGGCACTCAAGCTCTACGGAGTGCTGCCGTTGTTCAGCGGCCCGTCGACCTACAGCGTCAAGAAGGGCCTGGCCAACGTCGGCGCGTCGATCTTCCTCAGCCCGCTGCCGGAGA includes these proteins:
- a CDS encoding ABC transporter ATP-binding protein, translating into MSDRDPVLSVRDLQIRFASEAGPVHAVRGVSFDLYAGQTLSLVGESGSGKSAVASGIIGLLPDAAAVTGEVRLDGQQLVGLPDKQMSALRGSQIGMVFQDPLSALTPIFTVGRQLSDAVRVHQRIGKDAAWRRAVELLDLVGIPDPVRRADSFPHELSGGMRQRVVIALAIANDPAVIVADEPTTALDVTVQAQILDVLGTAQRETGAALLLITHDLGVVAGQADEVAVMYAGRIVEQAPVDDLFARPTMPYTAGLLAALPRIDAPTGSPLSSIDGDPPTLLAEPLGCPFAARCPAAEAACSTAEPPLLPTQDEHLVACARTHEILQGSLNPAALFPAVESDGHAVSDATGSALTVRGLTKTFPIRKGRVVRRAVGSLTAVDQVDLDLARGETLALVGESGSGKTTTLLELLRLAAPEQGSIEVLGHAVDADLDRRTKAELRRSLQIVMQDPTGALDPRLPVFDLLAEPLQAARYSRNAIRERVSTLLDLVGLDQTSADRFPSAFSGGQRQRIGIARALATEPQVVVLDEPVSALDVSVQASILNLLSQLQRRLGLSYLLVAHDLSVVRHIADRVAVMYLGRIVETASTSELFAHPRHPYTRALLSAIPVPDPQRERERERIVLTGEATHQDGAGCPFAGRCPVFLTLGEQDQQRCRSPQSLAGGEAEPDHLVACHVAMRSTSTHDHEHV
- a CDS encoding ABC transporter family substrate-binding protein — its product is MTRPKITYAVALSAALAVALTSCSSDSDAGGKSSTGAAAASPKAASAATDYNPQPYANLKDGGSYTTGGSFNGDDTQGNRWNVNASLTGSRIWAWYNPVAITFSPAGEVQINKDYFTSATTKNVGTKQQLTITINPKAVYNDGTPIDWRSIQATWQVNSGKNKDLQIGGTQGFDQIESVVRGASAKQAVVTFKQPYAAWPGLFTSFINPKAATVANFNNAYSNKLQPSWGAGPFTVQSYDPNSKKIVFVRNPKWWGRKGKLDKRIYLDFAKSSAGINAFKNGQIDYTSLSTPEDINQVKGRSGTQLRKGGSPFEYYLFLNGKSPVLSDIVVRKALLGSVNRAEIAKIEFNGLDYSEPLPGSSVYYSFQKGYEDNVSKVLTFDPAQAGKDLDAAGWKPGKDGIREKGGKQLVVEYAVFDPEPIDKAVAGSLTAALKKVGIKVNLKVLPGEQWASTINQNKFDLVLSGNRSLDPYGVTGLGTFYGSSNDSNITRIGNAGIDKEIAAVSKISDPVAQQKQANAVEQKALKLYGVLPLFSGPSTYSVKKGLANVGASIFLSPLPETVGWQR